One genomic segment of Natrialbaceae archaeon AArc-T1-2 includes these proteins:
- the ddh gene encoding D-2-hydroxyacid dehydrogenase — protein sequence MPPTLELSRLGVHESVEAVFPPDQLVTELSDLSVDVCVIDDDRIDDCDAVVTLEHRDAFWDLEWVHSIQAGVDRFPFDAFEEHGTVLTNSTGIHGRTVGETVAGYLLAFSRRLHVHVTNQTERTWDRPAWDEAFTLPGTTACVVGTGTLGRGVAEVVGSLGVRTTGVRRSGDPVPGFEEVYPTDALLEAVADAAFVVVTLPLSETTRDLIDAEVFEAMREDAYVVNVGRGDVVDESALIDALEAGAIAGAALDVFETEPLPDSSPLWELDEVIVTPHCAAYTKDYYRDVGELVRENVERLEAGEELHNRVV from the coding sequence ATGCCACCGACTCTCGAGCTGTCGCGACTGGGCGTCCACGAGTCCGTCGAAGCCGTCTTTCCGCCCGACCAGCTCGTCACAGAGCTTTCGGACCTGTCAGTCGACGTCTGCGTGATCGACGACGACCGAATCGACGACTGTGACGCCGTCGTCACCCTCGAGCACCGCGACGCATTCTGGGATCTCGAGTGGGTTCACTCGATCCAGGCTGGCGTCGACCGCTTTCCGTTCGACGCGTTCGAAGAACACGGCACCGTCCTCACGAACAGCACGGGGATTCACGGCCGGACGGTCGGTGAGACCGTCGCAGGCTACCTGCTTGCCTTTTCCCGTCGGCTCCACGTCCACGTCACGAATCAAACCGAGCGGACCTGGGACCGCCCCGCATGGGACGAGGCGTTTACGCTCCCCGGGACGACGGCCTGCGTCGTCGGTACCGGGACGCTCGGACGCGGCGTCGCCGAGGTCGTCGGCTCGCTGGGCGTCCGGACGACCGGCGTCCGTCGCTCCGGCGATCCCGTCCCCGGCTTCGAGGAGGTCTACCCGACCGACGCGTTGCTCGAGGCGGTCGCCGACGCCGCGTTCGTCGTCGTCACGCTGCCGCTTTCTGAGACGACACGCGACCTGATCGACGCCGAGGTCTTCGAGGCGATGCGCGAGGACGCCTACGTCGTCAACGTCGGTCGCGGCGACGTCGTCGACGAGTCCGCGTTGATCGACGCCCTCGAGGCGGGCGCGATCGCGGGCGCGGCACTGGACGTCTTCGAGACCGAACCACTCCCCGATTCCTCGCCGCTGTGGGAGCTAGACGAAGTGATCGTCACGCCTCACTGTGCGGCCTACACGAAAGACTACTACCGCGATGTCGGCGAGCTCGTCCGCGAGAACGTCGAGCGACTCGAGGCCGGCGAGGAGTTGCACAACCGAGTCGTGTGA
- a CDS encoding RNA-guided endonuclease InsQ/TnpB family protein: MADDYLRRTAITRPILTDEQQDLLDATITEWKTACNISSRIGWDVGETRKTYLQDLAYDTVLEETRLGSQHAILATHQAAAALDGVEAIEDLDEHYKTSRPEFTSNTVKYDTRTMTLFDDGSVSLSTVDGRIRCDLNLPDEEGGYQYEYLTDDEWEVTESTLSKRGGDYYLHLGFRKPKPEKQVEKQDDDEDRTVLGVDLGIVNIATTSTAYFASGRELRHRHREFERIRGNLQQTGTQSAHRTIQQMSGRESRYLRDQLHQVANQILEEARTHDCEYIAFENLKHIRERAPPVKEFHQWAHRQLVDLVEYKAEAHGIRVELVSPKNTSRRCPECGHTSEGNRVQQAEFECESCGATQNADYVGAKNVGWRFVRRGLQSSRRTGDSQLALKSGTVTSSGFCET, translated from the coding sequence GTGGCAGACGACTACCTGAGACGTACCGCAATCACCCGACCCATCCTCACCGACGAGCAACAGGACTTGCTCGACGCCACCATCACTGAGTGGAAAACTGCCTGTAACATCAGTAGCCGCATCGGATGGGACGTTGGTGAGACGCGGAAAACCTACCTCCAGGACCTCGCCTACGACACGGTGTTGGAGGAAACACGTCTCGGGAGCCAGCACGCAATCCTCGCCACCCATCAGGCCGCAGCCGCACTCGATGGTGTCGAAGCAATCGAAGACCTTGACGAACACTACAAAACGTCTCGACCGGAGTTTACCAGTAACACGGTGAAATACGACACCCGGACGATGACGCTGTTTGATGACGGGTCTGTATCGCTCTCCACCGTCGATGGGCGGATTCGGTGTGACCTGAACCTCCCCGACGAAGAAGGCGGGTATCAATACGAATACCTCACCGATGACGAGTGGGAAGTAACGGAGTCTACGCTGTCAAAACGTGGTGGTGACTACTACCTCCACCTCGGATTTCGCAAGCCGAAGCCCGAGAAGCAGGTCGAAAAACAGGATGACGACGAGGACAGGACAGTTCTCGGCGTTGACCTCGGCATCGTCAACATCGCCACCACCAGCACTGCGTACTTCGCATCGGGGAGAGAACTCAGGCACCGCCACCGGGAGTTCGAACGGATCCGTGGGAACCTTCAGCAGACTGGGACACAATCTGCCCATCGGACGATCCAGCAGATGAGTGGGAGAGAATCACGGTATCTCCGTGACCAACTTCATCAGGTCGCTAATCAGATTCTCGAAGAAGCACGCACACACGACTGCGAATACATCGCCTTCGAGAACCTGAAGCACATTCGAGAGCGTGCGCCACCTGTCAAGGAGTTCCACCAGTGGGCACACCGGCAACTCGTTGACCTTGTGGAGTACAAGGCTGAAGCCCACGGGATTCGTGTCGAGCTTGTCAGTCCGAAGAACACGAGTCGTCGGTGTCCCGAGTGTGGGCATACGAGCGAAGGGAATAGGGTGCAACAGGCGGAGTTTGAGTGTGAATCCTGCGGTGCAACACAGAATGCGGATTACGTGGGTGCAAAGAATGTTGGGTGGCGGTTTGTCCGTCGGGGCCTACAGTCGTCTCGGCGGACGGGCGACAGTCAACTCGCCCTGAAGTCAGGAACGGTGACGTCCTCAGGTTTCTGCGAAACCTGA
- a CDS encoding HalOD1 output domain-containing protein: MAETAITEKVVTKVADREGVPMTELGPPLYRAINPAALDALVRSFEDKQRAGSVEVAFAYNGYRVTVRDDRTVRIDDGTDDDSPETDE; the protein is encoded by the coding sequence ATGGCGGAGACGGCGATCACCGAGAAGGTCGTTACGAAAGTCGCGGACCGAGAAGGCGTCCCCATGACCGAGCTCGGGCCACCGTTGTACCGGGCGATCAATCCGGCTGCGCTCGATGCGCTGGTTCGAAGCTTCGAGGACAAACAACGCGCCGGAAGCGTCGAGGTGGCGTTTGCGTACAACGGATACCGCGTCACCGTTCGCGACGATCGGACGGTTCGGATCGACGACGGTACGGACGACGATTCGCCCGAAACCGACGAGTAA
- a CDS encoding DUF7344 domain-containing protein, producing MSTLETDVVHSLLADRRRRYLLWILHERDAVDVEELSSRIATREAEPTQPNTDDRRQRVEISLHHNHLPRLADHGVIEYDAERGTVSATSRLDELASTIERPVAVSDSQGSSPPL from the coding sequence ATGTCCACACTCGAGACGGACGTCGTCCACTCGTTGCTAGCCGACCGTCGTCGCCGGTATCTGCTGTGGATACTCCACGAGAGAGATGCCGTCGACGTCGAAGAGCTCTCGAGCCGAATCGCGACGCGAGAAGCGGAACCGACACAGCCGAATACGGACGACCGTCGGCAGCGGGTCGAGATCTCGTTGCACCACAATCACCTCCCGCGACTCGCCGACCACGGTGTAATCGAGTACGACGCGGAACGTGGTACCGTCTCGGCCACGTCACGTCTGGACGAGCTCGCGTCGACGATCGAACGGCCGGTCGCCGTGTCGGATTCGCAGGGCTCGTCCCCGCCGCTGTAA
- a CDS encoding aminomethyltransferase family protein, with the protein MTVIESIHADHGATFDKRDGRRVVEHYGRPERAHRAVRNGVGLFEPAYGVVVVEGDDRREYVDNVVSNRVPDADGEGCYALVLDPQGGIELELYVYNAGERLLLFTPPDRAEELATEWREKVFIQDVEIHVATDEFAVFGVHGPQATEKVASVLNGAASPDRRYSFVRGSMGDVGVTVVRTDALTGEESYEVICAAESADAVYDTLETQGLNAAPFGYRTWDTLTLEAGSPLFVTELEGTIPNVLGLRNALDFEKGCYVGQEVVSRVENRGQPSRQLIGLECKSEAVPEPGAAVFDGDASVGEVTRAEASPLLETPIALAIVEWGLDADELTVRVDGEEVPARRASLPFVDGSDRSDRLPEY; encoded by the coding sequence ATGACCGTCATCGAGTCTATCCACGCCGACCACGGCGCGACGTTCGACAAGCGAGACGGGAGGCGAGTCGTCGAACACTACGGACGACCCGAGCGAGCCCACCGCGCCGTCAGAAACGGCGTCGGGCTGTTCGAACCCGCCTACGGCGTGGTCGTCGTCGAGGGCGACGATCGCCGCGAGTACGTCGACAACGTCGTCTCGAACCGCGTCCCCGACGCGGACGGCGAAGGGTGTTACGCGCTCGTTCTCGATCCCCAGGGAGGGATCGAACTCGAGTTGTACGTCTACAACGCGGGCGAGCGGCTCTTGCTTTTCACCCCTCCGGATCGGGCCGAAGAACTCGCTACCGAGTGGCGGGAGAAAGTCTTCATTCAGGACGTCGAGATCCACGTTGCGACCGACGAGTTCGCAGTCTTCGGCGTCCACGGCCCCCAGGCGACCGAGAAGGTCGCGAGCGTCCTCAACGGCGCGGCCTCCCCCGACCGGCGCTACTCGTTCGTCCGTGGCTCGATGGGAGACGTCGGCGTGACCGTCGTCAGGACTGACGCCCTGACTGGCGAGGAGAGCTACGAGGTGATCTGTGCGGCCGAAAGCGCCGACGCGGTCTACGATACCCTCGAGACGCAGGGACTCAACGCCGCTCCGTTCGGCTATCGCACCTGGGACACGCTCACTCTCGAGGCCGGCTCGCCGCTTTTTGTGACCGAACTCGAAGGGACGATTCCAAACGTGCTGGGGCTGCGAAACGCCCTGGACTTCGAGAAGGGCTGTTACGTCGGCCAGGAGGTCGTCTCCCGGGTCGAAAACCGGGGCCAGCCGAGCCGACAGCTGATCGGACTCGAGTGCAAGAGCGAGGCGGTCCCCGAACCGGGTGCCGCCGTCTTCGACGGCGACGCGAGCGTCGGCGAGGTGACCCGCGCCGAGGCGAGTCCGCTGCTCGAGACGCCGATCGCACTCGCGATCGTCGAGTGGGGGCTCGATGCGGACGAGCTAACGGTTCGCGTCGACGGCGAGGAGGTACCGGCGAGGAGAGCGTCGCTGCCGTTCGTCGACGGCTCCGACCGATCGGATCGGCTCCCGGAGTACTGA
- a CDS encoding DUF6432 family protein — translation MRAKREYRNRSDTEVAVLDALVNRADDGMTVFELRAAVSTEIDDLETALERLKDDGLIEVESNDGRTVIKPDERVIPDAPATDEDESLVEWLRERIPF, via the coding sequence ATGAGAGCAAAGCGTGAGTACCGAAACCGCAGCGATACCGAGGTGGCGGTACTCGACGCGCTCGTGAATCGGGCGGACGACGGGATGACCGTCTTCGAACTCCGGGCCGCCGTCTCGACGGAGATCGACGATCTCGAGACGGCACTCGAGCGCCTGAAAGACGACGGCCTCATCGAAGTCGAGTCCAACGACGGGCGCACGGTGATCAAACCCGACGAGCGCGTGATTCCAGACGCGCCGGCTACCGACGAGGACGAATCCCTGGTCGAGTGGCTCCGGGAACGGATCCCGTTTTGA
- a CDS encoding DUF7093 family protein, with product MGLRCSLLGHDFGETEVERERDEQGSEVVVTVREYQECTRCSERRVVTESTEVTSTTPESIDAEFDGPEATAVDTQGADPVGDVSGSDPTVEAESKPEHAGNLETTSAEVIDDGDDTEQGATLETPPSDGDATDDDSIPTDENGEPITDDAEILEDEPDSPTDREHGEWPKSDDVGPPVAEAEPSTWPDADAAQESGERVNPASSTTADATGSAGEDDDAVFVDADTDTVGRGDSGVEDDAESGTGIASAQSAPAPGEAVVRGGDPTEFFCPECSFVAPEDRASLRVGDICPECRNGYLGERDRR from the coding sequence ATGGGCCTGCGATGTTCGCTGCTCGGGCACGACTTCGGTGAGACCGAGGTCGAGCGCGAGCGCGACGAACAAGGCAGCGAGGTCGTGGTAACCGTCCGCGAGTACCAGGAGTGTACCCGGTGTTCCGAACGCCGCGTCGTCACCGAAAGCACCGAGGTAACGAGCACGACCCCGGAGTCGATCGACGCCGAGTTCGACGGCCCCGAAGCGACGGCCGTCGACACGCAGGGGGCCGATCCGGTCGGCGACGTCTCCGGGTCCGACCCGACGGTCGAGGCCGAGTCCAAGCCCGAGCACGCTGGCAATCTCGAAACCACCAGTGCCGAGGTGATCGACGACGGCGACGACACGGAGCAGGGGGCGACTCTCGAGACCCCGCCGTCCGACGGAGACGCGACGGACGACGATTCGATCCCAACCGACGAGAACGGCGAGCCGATCACCGACGACGCCGAAATCCTCGAGGACGAGCCGGATTCGCCCACGGACCGAGAACACGGCGAGTGGCCGAAATCAGACGACGTCGGCCCCCCGGTAGCGGAAGCCGAGCCGTCGACGTGGCCAGACGCCGACGCCGCACAAGAGTCGGGAGAGCGCGTGAATCCGGCGTCGTCGACGACTGCTGACGCCACCGGGTCGGCCGGCGAGGACGACGACGCCGTCTTCGTCGATGCCGACACCGACACCGTCGGCCGCGGCGATTCGGGCGTCGAGGACGACGCGGAATCGGGAACCGGCATTGCGAGTGCTCAATCCGCTCCAGCGCCCGGCGAAGCCGTCGTCCGTGGAGGCGATCCCACCGAATTCTTCTGTCCGGAGTGTTCGTTCGTCGCTCCCGAGGACCGCGCCTCGTTACGCGTCGGCGACATCTGTCCCGAGTGTCGGAACGGCTACCTCGGAGAACGTGACCGGCGCTGA